The sequence GATTTAATGCAAAAATCCCTGACCCAACAAAATACAAAGAGCAAAATAACTGCCAGAATTATAATCATGATTTTCTTCTGCATTCTATCCCCCCCCTATCATGAAATTAGTAAAATTAGGGACGTTTCTATTTAAAAGGCAACCCCATTTCTTTTAGGGAGTTGCCTTAGGAATTTTTGCTACTTAAACTTCATCCCGCTACCTCTCTGTAGACTCTTATTTTACTGCTCTGGAGGGCTTCGGTCAAGGGGGTTTTATCGGGTATCAGGTCATTTCTTGACAATCTGCCCATTATAATTTATGATATACCTTGTGAAAAAAAATATTTTATCAATAATCATCTGGACAGTGGGATCCATACTTACCATTGCCTTGTACTTGGCAATGTTATTATGTACTGCCCTCCTTTATCCGTTTGACAAAAAACGCGCCTTTACGCATATGCAGTGCTTCTGGTGGTCAGATGCGGTAATCGCGCTCAACCCTTATTGGAAGATTGAAATAAGCGGCCTAAACAATATCGATAAAAAACGCACCTATGTAATAATAGCCAACCACCAGAGCCTGGCCGATATCGTGCTCGCCTATCAGATAAAAATGCAATTCAAATGGGTCGCTAAAGAAAGTTTATTTAAAATACCTTTTGTCGGATGGTCAATGGCACTGGCCAAACACATAAAGCTCCAGAGAGACAATCTAAGCAGTATAAGGAAAGTTTACCGGGAAGCAGGCCATTGGTTACGTAGCGGCGTATCAATACTTTTCTTTCCGGAAGGGACACGAAGCGAAACAGCCGAGATGGGCGATTTCCGTAACGGCGCGTTTAAGCTGGCGATAAAAGAACGGGTGCCGATATTACCAGTATTGTTTGAAGGAACCGGCACAGCCATACCCAGGGGCAGCTGGATATTTACTACCAAAACTTCCGCTAAATTAAAGATCCTCCCTCCGATAGAAACAACCGGTTATCAGCCAGCAGACTTCGTTAAACTCAAGGATTTAGCACGCTCTGTTTTAGAAAAAGAATCCTGTAAGCCTTATCATCTATAAATGCCGAAGCGCCGCGTAGTGATTACTGGCCTGGGAATAGTAGCGCCCAATACCATAGGAAAAGAAAATTTTTGGGCTGCACTGATCAAAGGTAAATCCGGGATCAGAAGGATCACCCGCTTTGACCCTGCCCCATTTCCCACCCAGATTGCCGGAGAAGTTGATTTGGATATCTCCCAATTTATTGAGTACAAAAAGGCCCGGAGAATGGACCGTACCACGCATCTGGCCATGGCGGCAGCCAGGCTTGCTTTTACAGATTCCCGGATAGACCTCGCTGCTTGTAACCTGGAAAGAATAGGCGTGACTATTGCAACTACTATGGCTGGCAAGGGTTTTACCTTGGAGGAATATGAAAATGTTTACCGCGCTAAAGGCCCGATGAAAATTAATACCTTTACTGCCATTGCTTCTTTTCCGGATGCTGCGGCAAGCTGCATTTCTCTTGAATTCGGTTTGCAGGGGCCCAGCTTTTCTTTATCTACCGCGTGTTCATCTTCTTTGGATGCGCTTAGCCTTGCCCGGGATTTGATTCAAAAGGATGCCGTAGATTCAATTATTGTGGGCGGGGCCGATGCGCCGCTCTTTGCTCCGGTATTTAGTTCCTTTTGTGTTTTAAGAGCCCTATCCAAAAGAAATGATACACCCCAAGCGGCTTCGCGCCCTTTTGACCGGTTAAGAGACGGTTTTATTTTAAGCGAGGGCGCCGGTGTATTAATTTTAGAAGAATTAGAGTATGCCTTAAGACGAGGGGCGCATATTTATGGAGAAATACTTGGCGCAAGTTCTACCTGCGATGCATACCATATTACCAACCCTGACCCGCATGGGCTTCAGGCAGAAAGGGCTTTACGTTCGGCTATTTCTGATGCCGGGATCGAACCGCAAGATATTGATTATATCAATGCCCACGGTACCTCAACCCCGCTGAACGATAAAATCGAGACTATGGTCGTTAAAAGGATATTCGGCGATAGGGCTAAAGAAATTCCGGTTTCTTCCACAAAATCAATGATTGGGCATACCATCGCTGCCGCAGGGGCATTAGAAATTTGCGCTGCTCTACTTGCGCTGGAAAAAGGCATTATTCATCCGACAATCAACCAGGAGGCCCCAGACCCCGAATGCGACTTAAACTACGTTCCCAAT comes from Candidatus Omnitrophota bacterium and encodes:
- a CDS encoding lysophospholipid acyltransferase family protein — protein: MKKNILSIIIWTVGSILTIALYLAMLLCTALLYPFDKKRAFTHMQCFWWSDAVIALNPYWKIEISGLNNIDKKRTYVIIANHQSLADIVLAYQIKMQFKWVAKESLFKIPFVGWSMALAKHIKLQRDNLSSIRKVYREAGHWLRSGVSILFFPEGTRSETAEMGDFRNGAFKLAIKERVPILPVLFEGTGTAIPRGSWIFTTKTSAKLKILPPIETTGYQPADFVKLKDLARSVLEKESCKPYHL
- the fabF gene encoding beta-ketoacyl-ACP synthase II, coding for MPKRRVVITGLGIVAPNTIGKENFWAALIKGKSGIRRITRFDPAPFPTQIAGEVDLDISQFIEYKKARRMDRTTHLAMAAARLAFTDSRIDLAACNLERIGVTIATTMAGKGFTLEEYENVYRAKGPMKINTFTAIASFPDAAASCISLEFGLQGPSFSLSTACSSSLDALSLARDLIQKDAVDSIIVGGADAPLFAPVFSSFCVLRALSKRNDTPQAASRPFDRLRDGFILSEGAGVLILEELEYALRRGAHIYGEILGASSTCDAYHITNPDPHGLQAERALRSAISDAGIEPQDIDYINAHGTSTPLNDKIETMVVKRIFGDRAKEIPVSSTKSMIGHTIAAAGALEICAALLALEKGIIHPTINQEAPDPECDLNYVPNKAITANPKIILKNSFGFGGKNAALVIGKI